The following proteins come from a genomic window of Armatimonadota bacterium:
- a CDS encoding DUF4127 family protein yields the protein MRPPGAATAKIPAFALLPLDDRPPNLQFPRRLAAIGGLELRVPPRRQLGRFLRPGDTEALGQWLAAVAGEVQGIIVSCDMLAYGGLVASRTTEVTQQAAAARVRRLCDLRRRFPHLRIHAFAVIPRLGLTVSSPRLAKLGPMLARYDALRHRPALEPAEAEELTRLGAALPPAVVAGHAAMRRRNLAVNKELVGLAERGVVDYLVLAQEDAPPSGPHVAEQAELATEAASRGVAEVVRIFPGADEQGMVLLARAAGRAYGAIVRVQVMCSTPGGTECLALFEDRPVGRTLAGQIEAAGLEIAPTAQAADIVLALHTPPTPTQDDITCVAPGSAPPAEFIGRIAQATAAGRAVALADVAYCNGVDPALIAALAGHRALPRLAAFAGWNTAGNTIGAALAHAALRVMGARATAGSAPRRAHVEFLFERLLDDFGYQTVVRAQAYRFAREELGAYPLHLRRGRRRAAEYVRRRLGDVARGLFAAHFAGVEVDRARIAELRDLRIRLPWPRLFEVEVEARIAVTA from the coding sequence ATGAGACCGCCCGGCGCGGCCACGGCGAAGATCCCCGCCTTCGCCCTGCTCCCCCTGGACGACCGGCCGCCCAACCTGCAATTCCCTCGCCGGCTGGCGGCCATTGGCGGGCTTGAGTTGCGCGTGCCGCCGCGGCGACAGCTCGGTCGCTTCCTGCGCCCGGGCGACACCGAGGCGCTGGGGCAGTGGCTGGCAGCGGTCGCGGGCGAGGTGCAGGGGATAATCGTCTCCTGCGACATGCTGGCCTACGGCGGGCTGGTCGCCTCGCGCACCACGGAGGTGACTCAGCAGGCAGCGGCCGCCCGCGTGCGCCGGCTGTGCGATCTGCGACGGCGTTTCCCGCACCTTCGCATCCACGCCTTCGCCGTCATCCCGCGGCTGGGGCTGACCGTTTCATCGCCGCGGTTGGCCAAGCTCGGCCCCATGCTGGCGCGCTACGACGCGCTGCGCCACCGCCCGGCCCTGGAGCCGGCGGAGGCCGAGGAGCTGACGCGGCTGGGGGCGGCGCTGCCGCCCGCGGTGGTCGCCGGCCACGCGGCCATGCGGCGGCGCAATCTCGCGGTCAACAAGGAGCTCGTCGGGCTGGCGGAGCGGGGGGTCGTGGATTACCTGGTGCTGGCGCAGGAGGACGCGCCGCCCAGCGGCCCCCACGTCGCCGAGCAGGCGGAGCTGGCAACGGAGGCTGCGTCGCGCGGCGTCGCCGAGGTGGTGCGCATCTTCCCCGGGGCGGACGAGCAGGGCATGGTTCTGCTGGCGCGCGCGGCAGGAAGGGCATACGGCGCGATCGTCCGGGTGCAGGTCATGTGCAGCACGCCGGGTGGGACCGAGTGCCTCGCGCTGTTCGAGGATCGGCCGGTCGGCCGGACCTTGGCCGGCCAGATCGAGGCGGCGGGGCTGGAGATCGCGCCCACCGCGCAAGCCGCCGACATCGTCCTCGCCTTGCATACGCCGCCGACCCCGACCCAGGACGATATCACCTGCGTCGCGCCCGGCTCCGCGCCGCCCGCGGAGTTCATCGGCCGCATCGCGCAGGCGACTGCCGCGGGCCGGGCGGTCGCGCTCGCCGATGTCGCCTACTGCAACGGGGTTGACCCGGCGCTCATCGCCGCCCTCGCCGGCCACCGCGCGCTGCCGCGCCTGGCCGCCTTTGCCGGCTGGAATACCGCCGGCAACACCATCGGCGCCGCCCTGGCGCACGCGGCCCTGCGCGTGATGGGCGCGCGCGCGACCGCCGGCAGCGCGCCCCGCCGCGCTCATGTCGAGTTCCTGTTCGAGCGCCTGCTCGACGACTTCGGCTACCAGACGGTGGTGCGCGCGCAGGCCTATCGCTTTGCGCGCGAGGAGCTGGGAGCCTATCCGCTGCACCTGCGGCGCGGGCGGCGCCGGGCGGCGGAATACGTCCGTCGCCGGCTGGGTGATGTCGCGCGCGGGCTGTTCGCCGCGCATTTCGCCGGCGTCGAGGTGGACCGCGCGCGCATCGCCGAGCTGCGCGACCTGCGCATACGCCTGCCGTGGCCGCGCCTGTTCGAGGTCGAGGTGGAGGCGCGCATCGCAGTCACCGCGTGA
- a CDS encoding nucleotidyltransferase domain-containing protein, with amino-acid sequence MTNNIGQQTNNVGQSGLGQLFASPTLVALLRLFVLRPGQAFYQRQLAQAVGARLYLVQRELGRLENAGLVTRTPQGNRVYYRLKSRHPALDDLRRLLLKTVAIGDALRSALLPLEERVLVAFIYGSFASGNETADSDIDLLVIGRLSAKEAARALGPVGRDLGRELNAAFYPPEEFRKKARDGHHFVSQVLAAPKVFLIGGEDELAGLAG; translated from the coding sequence TTGACCAATAATATCGGTCAACAGACCAATAATGTTGGTCAATCCGGCTTGGGGCAGCTCTTTGCCTCCCCGACCCTCGTCGCCCTCCTGCGGCTGTTCGTCTTGCGGCCGGGCCAGGCTTTCTACCAGCGCCAGTTGGCGCAGGCAGTAGGGGCGCGGCTGTACTTGGTGCAGCGAGAGCTCGGCCGGCTGGAGAACGCGGGCCTCGTGACGCGGACGCCCCAAGGCAACCGCGTTTACTATCGGCTCAAATCGCGCCACCCTGCACTCGACGACCTCAGGCGACTGCTGCTCAAGACGGTCGCCATCGGCGACGCCCTGCGTTCGGCGCTCCTGCCGCTGGAGGAGCGAGTGCTGGTCGCCTTCATCTACGGCTCCTTCGCAAGCGGCAACGAGACTGCGGACAGCGACATAGACCTGCTGGTAATCGGACGCCTTTCCGCGAAGGAGGCGGCTCGTGCACTGGGCCCGGTGGGGCGCGATCTCGGGCGCGAGTTGAATGCAGCCTTCTACCCGCCGGAGGAGTTCCGCAAAAAGGCTCGGGACGGGCACCATTTCGTTAGCCAGGTGCTGGCGGCGCCCAAAGTGTTCTTGATCGGGGGCGAGGATGAGCTTGCAGGACTTGCTGGCTGA